A genomic stretch from Selenomonas sp. AB3002 includes:
- a CDS encoding IS66 family transposase yields the protein MESKQLEELVLSLQNEITTLKAWAAHEIAKRDKVIAELKAENDKLKAEIVELKAKLNTTSQNSSKPPSSDGLKKPASRSLREPSSRKKGGQNGHEGHGFKMMQKVDFEVACLPSLCQNCAQRHECASRVRNRRNVIDISVKLERTEYQQMEALCPCRNNELLIGEFPADAIASKQYGHKIKALGVALVTECAVSFKKASQLLREMTSCTISASSLVNFLNMCKSKMEDPLEYIRREVLGSAVVNFDETYLRVNGKQQYMHTASTPDATYQSVDESRGKTGMDNAGILPYFTGIAIHDCWGPYWNYEKLGGHGVCCAHLLRECKGLHEMYPQSIFFSFFPWLLTSMHEAKKKRMAKGKGEAGKYYMRRFLTIFSNAVKIGQVQHPPIQQEAETKRGRKARGKANAFIKRMERLYEAVCLFFCDFSVPFDNNLAERDLRHAKVKQKVSGCFRTDEGAKLFAKFNSYLSTAKKRGCTSLRALELLFYGTPMLALGGATE from the coding sequence ATGGAAAGCAAACAACTCGAAGAATTGGTATTGTCGCTCCAAAATGAGATCACCACCTTAAAAGCTTGGGCTGCTCATGAAATTGCCAAGCGCGACAAGGTCATTGCTGAACTCAAGGCTGAAAACGATAAATTGAAAGCTGAGATTGTCGAATTGAAAGCAAAACTTAACACCACCAGCCAGAACAGCAGCAAGCCTCCATCCTCGGACGGTTTAAAGAAACCTGCCTCTAGATCTCTTCGTGAGCCTTCCAGCAGGAAAAAAGGTGGCCAGAACGGGCATGAGGGACACGGCTTCAAGATGATGCAGAAAGTGGATTTTGAGGTAGCCTGTCTCCCAAGCCTGTGCCAGAACTGCGCGCAGCGGCATGAGTGCGCTTCCCGTGTGCGGAATCGGCGCAATGTCATAGATATAAGCGTGAAGCTGGAGAGAACGGAATATCAGCAGATGGAAGCACTCTGCCCCTGCAGGAACAATGAGCTGCTAATCGGAGAATTCCCGGCAGATGCTATTGCCTCCAAGCAATACGGCCACAAGATCAAAGCCCTGGGAGTAGCCCTGGTCACGGAATGCGCTGTCAGCTTCAAGAAAGCCAGCCAGCTGCTTCGCGAGATGACATCATGCACCATCAGTGCCAGCTCCCTGGTCAATTTCCTCAACATGTGCAAGTCAAAGATGGAAGACCCTCTGGAGTACATACGCAGGGAAGTGCTCGGCAGTGCTGTGGTCAACTTTGATGAGACATATCTTCGGGTGAACGGAAAACAGCAGTACATGCACACAGCCTCCACGCCTGATGCTACCTACCAGTCGGTGGATGAAAGCCGTGGCAAGACCGGCATGGACAATGCTGGCATTCTTCCATATTTCACCGGCATTGCCATCCATGACTGCTGGGGGCCGTACTGGAATTATGAAAAACTTGGGGGACATGGGGTATGCTGCGCCCATCTGCTGCGGGAATGCAAGGGGCTGCATGAGATGTATCCCCAGTCCATCTTCTTCAGCTTTTTCCCGTGGCTTCTCACATCTATGCATGAGGCCAAGAAGAAGCGCATGGCCAAGGGAAAGGGGGAAGCAGGAAAATACTATATGAGGCGGTTCCTGACAATCTTCAGCAACGCTGTCAAGATAGGGCAGGTTCAGCATCCTCCCATACAGCAGGAGGCGGAGACAAAAAGGGGACGCAAGGCCAGAGGAAAGGCGAATGCCTTCATAAAGCGCATGGAGCGGCTATATGAGGCAGTCTGCCTGTTCTTCTGTGACTTTAGTGTGCCGTTTGACAACAACCTGGCAGAGCGTGATTTGCGTCATGCAAAGGTCAAGCAGAAAGTAAGCGGCTGTTTCCGCACAGATGAAGGTGCCAAACTTTTCGCCAAGTTCAATTCCTATTTGAGCACGGCAAAGAAGAGAGGCTGTACTTCTCTGCGGGCATTGGAATTGCTGTTTTATGGAACTCCTATGCTGGCCTTAGGAGGGGCGACTGAATAG
- a CDS encoding radical SAM mobile pair protein B, translating into MEQPEIKVNHIETKSVMTKSNTPIGGYSVNPYVGCPHACKYCYASFMKRFTGHTEEWGTFMDVKDWPEIKNPKKYAGQKVIIGTVTDGYNPLEKTYKNTRRLLEELKDSGADILICTKSDLVLRDLDLLKEINENSRLTVSWSINTLDEEFKDDMDAAVSIERRLAAMKEVYAAGIRTICFISPVFPGITDIEAIIDRTKDQCDLVWLENLNLRGGFKADIMKYISDKHPDLVPLYDEIYNKKNRSYFEALEKKAEELAKKYDCRFVDNETPYERVEKGHPTIVDYFYHEEVRGTANSGKRNVIHNP; encoded by the coding sequence ATGGAACAACCAGAAATCAAAGTAAATCATATAGAAACAAAAAGTGTAATGACAAAATCGAATACTCCTATTGGAGGATATTCGGTGAATCCCTATGTGGGGTGTCCCCATGCCTGTAAATACTGCTACGCATCTTTTATGAAACGCTTTACAGGGCATACGGAGGAATGGGGAACTTTCATGGATGTGAAAGACTGGCCTGAAATAAAGAATCCAAAGAAGTATGCCGGCCAGAAGGTGATCATTGGAACAGTTACGGATGGTTATAATCCGCTAGAGAAAACATATAAAAATACAAGAAGACTTCTGGAAGAACTAAAGGACAGTGGTGCGGACATACTTATCTGCACAAAGTCAGACCTTGTACTAAGAGATCTGGATCTGCTAAAAGAGATCAATGAAAATAGCAGACTTACAGTATCATGGTCAATCAATACTCTCGATGAAGAGTTTAAAGATGATATGGATGCGGCAGTAAGCATAGAAAGAAGGCTTGCTGCAATGAAAGAGGTATATGCGGCAGGCATTCGTACAATTTGCTTCATTTCACCCGTGTTCCCGGGGATTACGGATATAGAAGCAATCATAGACAGGACAAAAGATCAGTGTGACCTTGTATGGCTTGAGAATCTGAATCTTCGCGGAGGTTTTAAGGCAGATATCATGAAATACATTTCCGATAAACATCCGGATCTGGTGCCGCTGTATGACGAAATTTATAACAAAAAGAACCGCAGCTATTTTGAAGCGCTGGAAAAGAAAGCAGAAGAGCTGGCTAAAAAGTATGATTGCAGGTTTGTTGATAATGAAACTCCGTATGAGAGAGTAGAGAAAGGACATCCAACAATCGTAGATTACTTTTACCACGAAGAAGTAAGAGGTACTGCCAATAGTGGAAAGAGAAATGTAATACATAATCCTTGA
- a CDS encoding radical SAM mobile pair protein A → MSICIKDQIQNMNLVIGCTVGCPYCYARNNTRRYHIIDDFEKPQFFQGKLRMMEKKKPQNFLLTGMSDLSGWHEEWREEVFKKIAENPQHQFLFLTKRPDLLSFETDLDNAWFGVTVTRKSELWRIDALRSNVKAKKYHVTFEPLFDDPGKVDLAGIDWIVVGTMTGAKSRTVKTDSGWAYSLTEQAHELNIPVFWKEDLVPIMGEEMIQEMPDAFNKVLEEQRIWNNQKSK, encoded by the coding sequence ATGAGTATCTGTATTAAAGATCAGATTCAGAACATGAATCTTGTTATAGGGTGCACTGTTGGATGTCCGTACTGCTATGCCAGAAACAATACGAGGCGTTATCACATCATAGATGATTTTGAAAAGCCACAGTTTTTTCAAGGAAAGCTTCGTATGATGGAAAAGAAAAAGCCGCAGAATTTTCTGCTGACCGGCATGAGCGATCTCTCGGGCTGGCATGAGGAATGGAGAGAGGAAGTCTTTAAAAAGATAGCAGAGAATCCTCAGCACCAGTTTCTTTTTCTTACCAAACGACCGGATCTTCTGTCTTTTGAAACAGATCTTGATAATGCATGGTTTGGCGTTACAGTTACGAGAAAGTCTGAGTTATGGCGTATTGATGCACTGCGGAGCAATGTGAAGGCAAAAAAATATCATGTTACCTTTGAGCCTTTGTTCGATGATCCGGGTAAGGTTGATCTTGCAGGCATTGACTGGATTGTGGTGGGAACCATGACAGGTGCAAAGAGCAGGACTGTTAAAACAGATTCCGGGTGGGCTTATTCATTGACAGAACAGGCTCATGAACTGAACATTCCTGTATTCTGGAAAGAAGATCTTGTTCCGATTATGGGAGAAGAAATGATACAGGAAATGCCGGATGCTTTTAACAAAGTGCTGGAGGAACAGAGGATATGGAACAACCAGAAATCAAAGTAA
- a CDS encoding radical SAM mobile pair system MarR family transcriptional regulator — translation MKTNGGFLVTKIKQLGDRIFERILAEKNIDAFNGAQGRILYVLWQEDGVPIKIISEKSGLAITSLTTMLERMEKNGLISRKTDEADKRKTLLFLTDKAKELKEAYDSVSNEMGNIYYRDFTDKEILQFEEYLNRIRVNLEEWSDK, via the coding sequence ATGAAGACAAATGGTGGATTTCTTGTTACAAAAATAAAACAGCTGGGTGATCGTATATTTGAAAGGATACTGGCAGAAAAAAACATTGATGCATTTAACGGAGCTCAGGGAAGGATTCTTTATGTCTTATGGCAGGAAGATGGTGTTCCTATTAAAATTATTTCCGAGAAAAGCGGACTTGCAATTACTTCACTTACGACCATGCTTGAGCGGATGGAAAAAAACGGACTGATAAGCCGCAAAACGGATGAAGCTGATAAGAGAAAAACTCTTCTGTTCCTCACAGATAAAGCCAAAGAACTTAAAGAAGCTTATGACTCCGTATCCAATGAGATGGGGAATATTTATTATCGTGATTTTACGGATAAAGAGATTCTTCAGTTTGAAGAGTATCTTAACCGCATCAGGGTAAACCTTGAGGAATGGAGTGACAAATGA
- a CDS encoding transposase — MNIVSQNHIFGEQLSSKISCFLEEFHVGKILKACNAYKVRGFSVSNVFKVAFENAFRNKSFYQQEKMDSSVIPFAKDTFYRFMNSSCVNWRKFTLQLGKSIIQKIVPLTNENRRNVLIIDDSLLSRARSKNVELLAKVFDHVEHKYTRGFRMLTLGWSDGNSFLPLSHCLLSSANRVNRLQESSDKIDSRSNGGKQRKLAQTKATVVMQKLLAEAKSMEIPARYVLFDTWFCSPSSLVQVKELGFDAIAMVKKSENSHFLHDERMKSVMAIFRQSKKRPGCSKYLLSVEAAVVKEGKTLPVKLVFVRNRSNPKDYLILVSTDTCLSEEDIIQTYGKRWNIEVFFKICKSFLKLGKESHALSYDAMTSHVSVVFARYMMLSLEQRRNVDKRSIGELFYLAYDELQDLRYLDALVLLLKELIATVKGKTFFMEKELDMMLDLFLENLPNLWNKCLKRCA; from the coding sequence ATGAACATTGTATCACAGAATCATATCTTTGGTGAACAACTTTCTTCAAAAATATCTTGTTTCCTGGAAGAATTCCATGTTGGCAAGATACTCAAGGCCTGCAATGCCTATAAGGTTCGCGGTTTCTCTGTAAGCAATGTGTTTAAGGTTGCGTTCGAGAATGCCTTTCGCAACAAGTCCTTTTATCAGCAGGAAAAGATGGATTCATCTGTTATTCCCTTTGCTAAAGATACCTTTTACCGTTTCATGAATTCCAGTTGTGTCAACTGGCGCAAATTCACTCTGCAGCTTGGTAAATCCATCATTCAAAAAATTGTACCTCTTACCAATGAAAACCGGCGCAACGTGCTTATCATCGATGACTCCTTGTTAAGCAGGGCACGTTCCAAGAATGTGGAGCTGCTTGCCAAGGTGTTTGACCACGTCGAGCACAAGTATACGCGGGGGTTCCGCATGCTGACTCTCGGCTGGAGTGATGGGAATTCGTTTCTGCCACTCAGCCACTGTCTGCTTTCATCTGCCAATCGTGTCAATCGGCTGCAGGAGTCTTCGGATAAGATCGACTCGCGTAGCAACGGCGGGAAACAGCGCAAGCTGGCACAGACTAAGGCTACCGTTGTTATGCAGAAGCTCTTGGCTGAGGCAAAATCTATGGAGATTCCAGCCCGCTACGTTCTTTTTGACACCTGGTTCTGTTCACCGTCTTCCCTTGTTCAAGTCAAGGAACTCGGCTTCGATGCCATTGCTATGGTAAAAAAGTCTGAAAACAGTCATTTCCTTCATGACGAACGCATGAAGAGTGTAATGGCAATCTTTCGCCAGTCTAAAAAGCGTCCTGGTTGCTCAAAGTATCTGCTTTCAGTAGAGGCGGCGGTGGTAAAGGAAGGAAAAACTCTGCCAGTCAAACTCGTTTTCGTTAGGAACAGAAGCAACCCCAAGGACTATCTAATCTTGGTATCCACAGATACCTGTTTGTCTGAGGAAGACATCATCCAGACTTATGGAAAGCGCTGGAATATCGAGGTTTTCTTCAAGATATGCAAGTCATTCCTGAAACTTGGGAAAGAAAGCCACGCTCTGTCTTATGATGCAATGACATCACATGTATCCGTTGTATTTGCAAGGTATATGATGTTGTCACTAGAGCAGCGCCGGAATGTCGATAAACGGAGCATAGGTGAGCTATTCTATCTCGCTTATGACGAATTGCAGGATCTGCGTTATCTCGATGCCTTGGTGTTGCTCTTGAAAGAACTTATTGCTACGGTAAAGGGAAAGACGTTTTTTATGGAAAAGGAACTGGACATGATGCTCGATTTGTTCTTGGAAAATCTGCCGAATTTATGGAACAAGTGTTTGAAACGCTGTGCATGA
- a CDS encoding LysR family transcriptional regulator translates to MVKKPRAAETLHISQPTLSKELKALESELGKKLFTRSSFSIRLTEEGMLLRDRAADLVDMADRIESEFLTISDVTGGDIYLGLAESYQIRYLAREIKLLKEAYPGLRTHIASGDTEQVADRLDKGLLDFAVLAEEPNLRKYNALAFPAEDVWGLIMPEGDSLSEKSFICFDDLLGLPLFCSAQAWNGEVARWCGGRQEELSLEGSFKLAYNGSVFVREGLGYLLSFDRLVDTSKRSGLCFRPLSPKLTTKLYLVWKKYPTFSPMAERFLQKIKQVFLPIR, encoded by the coding sequence ATGGTTAAAAAGCCCCGCGCCGCCGAAACATTGCATATCAGCCAGCCGACGCTTTCCAAAGAGCTGAAAGCATTGGAGTCGGAACTGGGGAAAAAACTTTTTACCCGTAGCAGCTTCAGCATCCGCCTGACGGAGGAGGGGATGCTGCTGCGGGATCGGGCAGCAGATCTTGTGGATATGGCAGACCGGATAGAGAGCGAATTCCTGACCATTTCCGACGTCACCGGCGGGGATATTTACCTGGGGCTTGCCGAGTCTTATCAGATACGTTATTTGGCAAGGGAGATAAAATTGTTGAAGGAAGCATATCCCGGCCTTCGCACACATATTGCCAGCGGTGACACGGAGCAAGTGGCAGACAGGCTCGACAAAGGGCTACTGGATTTTGCCGTCCTTGCCGAGGAGCCGAATCTTCGCAAGTACAACGCACTTGCCTTTCCGGCTGAAGATGTATGGGGGCTTATCATGCCCGAGGGGGATTCCCTCAGCGAAAAATCGTTTATCTGTTTCGATGATCTTCTCGGCTTGCCGCTTTTTTGCTCTGCCCAAGCATGGAATGGCGAGGTTGCCAGGTGGTGCGGCGGGCGGCAGGAAGAGCTCTCCTTGGAGGGTTCCTTCAAGCTGGCATATAATGGTTCGGTATTTGTCCGGGAGGGATTGGGCTATTTGCTGTCCTTTGACCGTCTGGTGGATACATCGAAAAGAAGCGGGCTATGCTTTCGCCCGCTCTCTCCGAAGCTGACAACAAAGCTGTACCTCGTTTGGAAGAAGTACCCGACATTTTCACCGATGGCAGAGCGCTTCCTGCAAAAAATAAAGCAGGTATTTTTGCCGATACGATAG
- a CDS encoding alpha/beta hydrolase, whose amino-acid sequence MESVGWLICNVSAARGFLTIAFDPSYTGESGGSPRYMTSPDINTEDFSAAVDFLSVQPNVDPEKIGIIGICGWGGLGLNAAAMDTRIKASAIMTMYDMSKVTANGYFDYEKDAATIKRERMENRRKLNAQRTADYKSGTYAHEGGVPDNLPDDAPDFVKQYYDYYKTKRGYHPRSLNSNNGRNLTSQLTFMNMPQLTYVDEIETPVLLVHGEKAHSRYFSEYAFEKMTGTNPHGQSMTVGNKELMIVPGAIHCDLYDGGTHGYIPFDKLESFFKASFHEVRP is encoded by the coding sequence TTGGAAAGCGTCGGCTGGCTGATATGCAATGTTTCGGCGGCGCGGGGCTTTTTAACCATCGCCTTTGACCCCTCCTATACGGGAGAAAGCGGCGGCTCTCCCCGCTATATGACATCCCCGGATATCAACACGGAGGATTTCAGCGCAGCCGTGGACTTCCTTTCTGTGCAGCCGAATGTTGACCCGGAGAAAATCGGCATCATCGGAATTTGCGGCTGGGGCGGCCTGGGGCTTAACGCTGCCGCGATGGACACCAGAATCAAGGCATCCGCTATCATGACCATGTATGACATGAGCAAGGTTACAGCCAACGGCTATTTTGATTATGAAAAGGATGCCGCCACCATCAAGCGCGAACGCATGGAGAATCGCAGGAAACTGAATGCCCAGCGCACGGCAGACTATAAGAGCGGAACTTATGCCCATGAAGGCGGCGTTCCCGACAATTTGCCGGATGATGCCCCAGATTTCGTCAAGCAGTATTATGATTACTACAAAACCAAGCGGGGCTACCATCCCCGTTCTCTCAACTCCAACAACGGCCGCAATCTGACCTCTCAGCTTACTTTTATGAATATGCCCCAGCTCACCTACGTAGACGAAATCGAGACTCCCGTCCTTCTCGTTCATGGCGAAAAGGCGCACAGCCGCTATTTCTCCGAATATGCTTTTGAAAAAATGACGGGCACAAATCCTCATGGGCAAAGCATGACAGTAGGCAATAAGGAACTTATGATTGTTCCCGGAGCCATTCATTGCGACCTCTACGACGGCGGGACGCATGGGTATATCCCCTTTGACAAGCTGGAGAGCTTCTTCAAAGCCTCTTTTCATGAGGTGAGACCGTGA
- a CDS encoding flavodoxin family protein produces the protein MRILVLNGSPRPNGNTAKMTGVFKEAAEQAGHIVDVINVCRLNIKGCIACEYCHGKGNGQCAQKDDMQEIYDKLRETNMLVLASPIYYHGISGQLKCVIDRFYSSLYPVAPNSLQKIAMFLSSGDDNMYEGAKFSYNGDFLGYLGLEDMGIFTNHDRDVFSAIRQMGRNL, from the coding sequence GTGAGGATACTTGTGCTGAACGGCAGTCCCAGGCCGAATGGAAACACGGCAAAGATGACGGGCGTATTCAAGGAAGCGGCAGAGCAAGCCGGTCATATAGTCGATGTCATAAATGTATGCCGCCTGAACATAAAAGGCTGCATTGCGTGTGAATATTGCCACGGCAAAGGCAACGGGCAGTGCGCACAAAAGGACGATATGCAGGAAATTTACGATAAACTGCGTGAAACGAATATGCTTGTGTTGGCTTCGCCAATCTATTATCACGGAATCTCGGGACAGTTGAAATGCGTGATTGACAGATTTTACTCCTCCCTTTATCCTGTTGCGCCAAATAGTCTGCAAAAGATAGCGATGTTTCTAAGCTCTGGGGATGACAACATGTATGAGGGGGCAAAATTCTCCTATAACGGAGATTTCCTTGGTTATCTCGGCTTGGAGGATATGGGAATCTTCACGAACCATGACCGTGATGTATTCTCTGCAATCCGGCAAATGGGTAGGAACTTATGA
- a CDS encoding IS1182 family transposase — protein MQKPNSQKEYTSLGENYQLFLPLNLEFQVSKDDPVRLLRHCIGGMDIKSLEETYQRIDRNLASPRQMLAILVYAGMNHIFSSRRIETACRRDINFMYLLEGKPAPDHVTISRFRSKHLAPCIKELFAQMDFLLEQFGVISLKDIFIDGTKIESFSNKYKFVWKKAVLKNKAKLMAKLPAFVSKAREAFTLSLHYGDEIHVRHLKKLRRKLKACQKAQDIIFVKGTGKRKTALQKTMEQLDEFIARLKKYNTYLHILGNRNSFAKTDTDATFMRMKEDAMKNGQLKPAYNIQCGTDSEFITWASVGPQPTDTTTLIPFLQDMEKHLQRRYPNVVADAGYESEENYLYLETNGQRAFIKPSNYEKSKTRKWKKDIGRRENMTYLPEEDAYLCAQGRKLAAAKEFVRSSRTGFKRNITLYSSADCGNCPLKSQCIHGNHCKTPLEERTKHFEVSKQFLRQRQEDLERITSKEGVQLRINRSIQAEGAFAMMKADMNFRRFLSRGTANVLVEIMLVAMAYNIQKLHCKIQSDRAGQHLFPVNNAA, from the coding sequence ATGCAAAAACCAAATTCACAGAAAGAGTATACGTCTTTAGGAGAGAATTATCAACTGTTTCTCCCCTTAAATCTTGAATTTCAGGTTAGCAAAGATGACCCCGTCCGCCTGCTTCGCCACTGCATTGGAGGTATGGATATAAAGTCACTGGAGGAGACCTATCAAAGGATAGATCGAAATCTGGCGTCGCCCAGGCAGATGCTGGCCATCCTTGTTTATGCCGGAATGAACCATATTTTCAGCTCACGCAGGATCGAGACTGCCTGCCGAAGGGACATCAACTTCATGTACCTGCTGGAAGGCAAGCCGGCCCCTGACCATGTTACCATCTCAAGATTCCGTTCCAAACATCTGGCCCCCTGCATCAAGGAACTGTTTGCCCAGATGGACTTCCTGCTTGAACAGTTCGGTGTCATTTCCCTTAAAGACATCTTCATTGACGGAACAAAGATTGAGTCTTTCTCCAACAAGTATAAATTTGTCTGGAAGAAGGCTGTCCTTAAAAACAAAGCCAAGCTCATGGCAAAGCTTCCTGCCTTTGTCAGCAAAGCCAGGGAAGCGTTCACGCTTTCTCTGCATTACGGCGATGAAATCCATGTCAGGCACCTCAAAAAGCTCCGCCGCAAGCTCAAGGCATGCCAGAAGGCGCAGGACATCATCTTCGTCAAGGGAACGGGCAAGCGCAAGACTGCCCTGCAGAAAACAATGGAGCAGCTGGACGAGTTCATTGCCCGGCTCAAAAAATACAATACATATCTGCACATTCTAGGCAACCGCAATAGCTTTGCCAAGACAGACACGGATGCCACCTTCATGCGCATGAAGGAAGATGCCATGAAGAACGGCCAGCTTAAGCCCGCCTACAACATCCAGTGCGGTACGGACTCTGAATTCATCACATGGGCATCGGTCGGTCCCCAGCCTACAGATACAACCACACTCATTCCTTTCCTTCAGGATATGGAGAAACATCTGCAGCGCCGCTATCCCAATGTGGTTGCGGATGCAGGATACGAAAGCGAAGAGAACTACCTCTATCTTGAGACCAACGGGCAGCGCGCCTTCATAAAGCCCAGCAATTATGAGAAGAGCAAGACAAGAAAATGGAAAAAGGATATCGGGCGCAGGGAGAATATGACCTATCTGCCAGAAGAAGATGCCTATTTATGCGCCCAGGGCAGGAAGCTTGCAGCTGCAAAGGAATTCGTACGCAGCAGCCGGACAGGATTCAAAAGAAATATAACCCTTTACAGTTCTGCGGATTGCGGCAATTGCCCGCTGAAGAGCCAGTGCATACACGGAAACCATTGCAAGACCCCGCTGGAGGAGAGAACCAAGCACTTTGAAGTATCCAAACAGTTTCTGCGCCAACGTCAGGAAGATTTGGAACGTATAACCTCAAAAGAAGGAGTACAACTGCGCATAAACCGAAGCATACAGGCAGAAGGTGCATTTGCAATGATGAAGGCGGACATGAATTTCCGAAGGTTCCTGAGCCGCGGCACAGCAAATGTCCTTGTTGAGATCATGCTGGTGGCTATGGCTTACAATATTCAAAAGCTGCACTGCAAAATCCAGTCAGACAGAGCAGGCCAGCACCTGTTCCCTGTGAATAACGCAGCCTGA